The following are encoded in a window of Candidatus Zixiibacteriota bacterium genomic DNA:
- a CDS encoding FISUMP domain-containing protein: protein MFRYFSLVLVMLFVIFMRHTVAMADGLVKSEQSVGLPSDNNDKNTLGEFVDIRDGQTYGWVKIGDNYWMAENLNYDTSGSWNYNNDTSNGTIYGRLYDWATAVNACPEEWHLPSVDEWTLLVNELGGSSIAGIALKNTSGWDNNGNGDNSSNLSVLPAGSRHPDGSFVGLGWLTGFWTSTPNSDDHAFLYLVPHDIPGVLLNGDRQTSGKSVRCIRCCLDLKGDANGDGDVNVGDAVYIISHVFKGGPAPNPIEAGDANCDGNCNVGDAVYLINYVFKGGPGPCEVDKKGVKTYEC from the coding sequence ATGTTTAGATATTTTAGCCTTGTGCTCGTAATGTTATTTGTAATCTTCATGAGGCATACAGTGGCAATGGCTGATGGACTTGTTAAATCAGAGCAGTCGGTGGGATTGCCCTCAGATAATAATGATAAGAATACGTTAGGTGAGTTTGTAGATATCCGCGATGGACAAACATATGGGTGGGTCAAGATAGGCGATAATTACTGGATGGCGGAAAACCTGAATTATGATACATCCGGCAGTTGGAATTATAACAATGATACGTCAAATGGTACAATTTATGGCCGCTTATACGATTGGGCAACTGCCGTCAATGCCTGTCCCGAAGAATGGCATTTGCCCTCCGTAGATGAATGGACCTTGCTGGTTAATGAACTTGGCGGTTCCTCTATCGCAGGGATTGCGCTAAAAAACACCAGTGGTTGGGACAACAACGGTAACGGCGACAATAGTAGTAACCTAAGCGTCCTGCCTGCTGGTTCTCGTCATCCCGACGGCTCATTTGTTGGCCTTGGATGGCTCACCGGCTTCTGGACCAGCACGCCCAATTCTGACGATCACGCTTTTTTATACCTTGTCCCACATGACATCCCAGGAGTTCTCCTCAATGGCGACAGGCAAACCAGTGGTAAATCGGTGCGATGTATCAGATGTTGTTTAGATCTTAAAGGAGACGCCAACGGCGATGGTGATGTCAATGTCGGCGATGCTGTTTATATCATCAGCCATGTATTCAAGGGTGGCCCGGCCCCCAACCCGATTGAAGCCGGTGATGCTAATTGTGACGGTAATTGTAACGTTGGTGATGCAGTATATCTTATAAATTATGTTTTCAAAGGCGGCCCGGGGCCGTGTGAGGTGGATAAAAAAGGAGTTAAGACATATGAATGTTAA
- a CDS encoding DUF362 domain-containing protein, producing the protein MSMLKKNWKSFFFWLTGLGSLLWLILRSGSDFRRLTYPCQRAAIPMAFYWIVSIISFITGTLVLRRILKISGALVVIVGAAWFVASIPGITFSRQKADLDLPYWVSDSPISRVYVLDSIPVTIGTLDGADESTPDEYFTDPATDTLFRLMEADGFEFYKTSTTPNGLVASNEIVIIKGSYQWPSFNSSNNDRLKGIIRKIISHPDGFTGAIIVCDNTQDLGYQLGHDNNNSDDENQSVTDVISAFSIKGYNVSSNRWNTFWDEEAYEYSVGDYNDGFVYDDQTKVSYPKFYSSDAGCYISLKYGIWDISTSTYDRERMCLINFPVLKSHFWAGATIAVKNWVGVMTTAYADMRYGGFNEMHDDYLFGKYALTAKIMAETYPDLTIADAKLTSPEGPFYLTESVQTDVIAASTDPVALSWYLAKYVLTPVAHNYGNTDPDRIGSDYRRNLRYWTSFLADSAGLPCTKDSIEISILGRNLYDLDGDLVPEAYDNCPGLPNPEQLDNDEDGLGNLCDNCIDAPNPLQEDFDGDAVGDSCDNCIEVINPNQVDTDEDGVGDICDYICGDANGDFDVNVGDAVFIINHVFKGGPAPEPIESGDANWDGDCNVGDAVYLINHVFKGGPGPCQSLE; encoded by the coding sequence ATGAGTATGCTAAAGAAAAATTGGAAATCCTTTTTTTTCTGGCTCACCGGGCTCGGGTCACTTCTCTGGTTGATTCTCCGCAGCGGATCAGATTTTCGTCGTTTAACCTACCCCTGCCAGCGAGCAGCAATTCCAATGGCCTTTTATTGGATTGTTTCCATCATTTCGTTTATTACCGGCACACTCGTCCTGCGAAGGATTCTAAAAATTTCAGGGGCTCTCGTCGTCATTGTTGGTGCTGCATGGTTTGTGGCCTCGATTCCCGGAATTACTTTTTCCAGGCAGAAGGCTGATCTTGATTTACCTTATTGGGTTTCAGATTCGCCAATTTCTCGAGTGTACGTTCTTGATTCCATACCCGTAACGATCGGAACTCTGGACGGCGCTGATGAGTCTACTCCTGATGAATATTTTACTGATCCGGCTACAGATACTCTTTTCCGGTTAATGGAAGCTGACGGTTTTGAGTTTTATAAAACTTCGACTACTCCGAATGGATTGGTTGCTTCAAATGAAATTGTCATTATCAAGGGAAGTTATCAATGGCCGTCATTCAATTCTTCCAACAATGATCGCCTTAAGGGAATAATTAGGAAAATAATCAGCCATCCCGACGGTTTTACGGGAGCAATTATAGTATGTGACAACACTCAGGATTTGGGCTACCAGCTTGGTCACGACAATAATAATTCAGATGATGAAAATCAATCTGTCACTGATGTTATTTCGGCTTTTAGTATCAAAGGTTATAACGTTTCTTCCAATCGCTGGAATACTTTTTGGGATGAGGAGGCGTATGAGTATTCTGTCGGAGATTATAATGATGGATTTGTATATGATGATCAAACAAAAGTTAGCTACCCCAAGTTTTACTCAAGTGATGCCGGATGTTACATATCACTTAAATACGGCATTTGGGATATTTCCACGTCCACATATGACCGCGAGAGAATGTGTTTGATTAATTTCCCGGTTCTCAAATCCCATTTCTGGGCCGGGGCTACAATAGCCGTCAAGAACTGGGTTGGCGTCATGACAACAGCTTATGCTGACATGCGCTATGGCGGATTTAATGAAATGCACGACGACTATTTGTTTGGTAAGTACGCACTGACGGCCAAAATTATGGCCGAGACATATCCCGATCTGACAATTGCCGATGCCAAATTGACTTCTCCCGAGGGACCATTTTACTTGACTGAATCAGTACAGACAGACGTGATTGCCGCTTCTACTGATCCAGTTGCGCTCTCCTGGTATTTAGCCAAATATGTTCTGACACCGGTGGCACACAATTATGGAAATACCGATCCGGATCGCATCGGCTCAGATTACAGGAGAAACCTCAGATACTGGACCTCATTTCTGGCGGATTCGGCCGGTTTACCCTGTACCAAGGATTCAATTGAAATATCTATCCTGGGAAGAAACTTATATGACCTTGATGGAGATTTAGTGCCGGAAGCATATGATAATTGTCCCGGTCTGCCAAATCCTGAACAGTTGGATAATGATGAAGATGGATTAGGGAATTTATGCGATAACTGTATTGATGCGCCCAATCCACTGCAAGAAGATTTTGACGGTGATGCCGTCGGAGACAGTTGTGATAATTGCATAGAAGTCATTAATCCCAATCAGGTCGATACTGATGAAGATGGTGTCGGTGATATTTGCGATTACATCTGCGGTGACGCTAATGGTGATTTTGATGTCAATGTCGGAGATGCTGTTTTTATTATCAATCATGTCTTTAAAGGCGGTCCGGCCCCCGAACCAATCGAATCCGGTGATGCCAATTGGGACGGAGATTGTAATGTCGGTGATGCGGTTTATCTCATAAACCATGTTTTCAAAGGCGGCCCGGGGCCGTGTCAATCACTTGAGTAA